The following are encoded together in the Iodobacter fluviatilis genome:
- a CDS encoding maltoporin yields the protein MYNSSMKAMLLSSVLISLPAMAFEFHGYGRIGSGASTGSGGAQSCFQLAGAETKYRLGNECELYGELEISHDFFKSEQGSTFTVVGMGSLYNRNDRSPTFQPDDGSARAPQIYAKYSNIPELNGATLWAGRRYYKRHDVHITDFYYWNPSGTGLGIEDYKVGDLKLSYAFSREDNIYQADYANKHDFQLGGIATNKGGEVALGLSYIQEAGQVSGANSGWSLTAQHEQKGWLGGTNKFAIQYGVGPGTGLGYTGSLLADQSNKRLRLVESFDWQATPEFGGQLTVVYQRDQSDAGRQTWWSAGARPVYAFSQNFKLVGEVGHDRVEALDGQTRNLSKLTIAPTFTLDKAFWSRPELRLFYTYARWNEAAQNAASSGSAMSKTGTFGRDLNGSTYGLQLEYWW from the coding sequence ATGTATAACTCATCGATGAAAGCCATGCTGTTGAGTAGTGTGTTGATAAGCCTGCCCGCAATGGCATTTGAGTTTCATGGCTATGGCCGGATTGGCTCGGGGGCTTCAACCGGATCTGGCGGCGCGCAAAGCTGTTTTCAGCTGGCGGGTGCAGAGACTAAATATCGCCTTGGTAATGAGTGCGAGTTATACGGCGAGCTAGAAATTAGCCACGATTTCTTTAAAAGCGAGCAGGGCAGCACCTTTACCGTGGTGGGAATGGGCAGTCTTTATAACCGCAATGATAGATCACCTACTTTTCAGCCCGATGATGGCAGCGCCAGAGCGCCACAGATTTACGCCAAATACAGCAATATCCCAGAGCTAAATGGCGCTACGCTGTGGGCTGGGCGTCGCTATTACAAGCGTCATGATGTGCATATCACCGACTTTTATTACTGGAATCCAAGCGGCACGGGGCTGGGGATTGAGGACTATAAAGTTGGTGATTTAAAGCTCAGCTATGCGTTTTCGCGTGAGGACAATATTTATCAGGCCGACTACGCCAATAAGCATGATTTTCAACTCGGTGGGATTGCCACTAATAAAGGCGGGGAAGTGGCGCTGGGCCTGAGTTACATTCAGGAAGCAGGGCAGGTAAGCGGAGCTAATAGCGGCTGGTCGCTCACTGCGCAGCACGAGCAAAAGGGCTGGCTGGGTGGCACCAATAAATTCGCCATTCAGTATGGTGTTGGCCCCGGCACTGGTCTGGGTTATACCGGTTCTTTGCTGGCAGACCAGAGCAATAAACGCCTTCGTTTAGTTGAATCCTTTGACTGGCAGGCTACGCCAGAATTTGGTGGCCAGCTGACCGTAGTTTATCAGCGTGATCAAAGCGATGCAGGCAGGCAAACGTGGTGGTCGGCTGGGGCAAGACCGGTTTATGCTTTTAGCCAGAATTTTAAACTAGTGGGCGAGGTGGGCCATGATCGTGTGGAGGCTTTAGACGGGCAAACGCGCAATCTAAGCAAGCTGACCATTGCACCCACCTTTACTTTGGATAAAGCCTTCTGGAGCCGCCCAGAGCTGCGTTTGTTTTATACCTACGCCCGCTGGAATGAAGCCGCACAGAATGCGGCAAGTAGCGGATCGGCAATGTCTAAAACCGGCACATTTGGCCGTGATCTGAATGGCTCTACTTATGGTTTGCAGCTTGAATATTGGTGGTAA
- a CDS encoding ATP-binding protein — protein MFQIREIEMVHWDFWRAIRVPLDAQIVTIVGPNGSGKTTMLDALRTLLALRCSGRRDYKRYVRNNKENFAWLRGVVSNPRRGEGGLFPYLFFPITSPEVTLFCRVKKQGGDWVRHYAIAEGVVELTPETESGLQWLGVNEYKRRLESAGLTAAIAEVLALEQGDTDKLCEYSPKALLDLVFQVFGDKQVLDNYQEAKLRLKETEGELGKVEQQMGQLGLDVERMKLRSNSFLEWQALQRDVLRLESDVVPGLKYLEQWDGLLAGLTQFRLAKTNVRAKKQELDLLNQSYSEFDQHREAALVFEREAKQAYDSHFVLFQQVRDAARDTEKLLKEETRLRELAESEHGRDAVSINDRLLALKEQLASLRQWLRTAKEERQQLLDMQNALQAGRAPAPDFTRNMRGALDEAAIPHQVLTEIVEVTDATWQQAVEALLAPYRHIVLLKRASDRNRAWEIAQRLRYRHFIVPDSEPVPRANKGSVLEVVDFNGDAPSWVVQLLNRTQRVITVEAGGKVDGDWITKEGYHKERRGGRDISVRPNDFAFGEAARQSRLGDALSRIKELNHQILDAEARDVDLSRDISAHTEQLMGMQAVVQLAARQEEFAAAAARFPGEQDSVQNLGAELAAAQAAWEAARDAREELRVGYERSKDQRERLAGQVNYQQDLLQRQQLEIQKQLRQLRELKTSMQAHLADVAALSAVRDQFGSVREVQHLLERQRQQLANGSWETDETILARRDKLQNDYDTVQRDADVHYKEVQRTGELTHEARAAYINKLRATVRAYCRNIARLGQLAGIDVEAEMPHLDNDDAVLAQAGLAARFNFDQKGMMGMNDGEASGGQQVMKSLILLIGLMMDDANPSGFVFIDEPFAHLDIFNIDRVGAFLKATQAQYLITTPLTHNTNVYAPSDLTLTTRKKRPGDTWAPLILQTRRRVETAQQELIV, from the coding sequence ATGTTTCAAATTCGTGAGATTGAAATGGTCCACTGGGATTTTTGGCGCGCGATTCGTGTACCGCTAGATGCCCAGATTGTGACTATCGTCGGCCCAAATGGCTCGGGCAAAACCACTATGCTCGATGCCTTACGCACGTTACTGGCCTTGCGCTGCTCGGGGCGGCGCGATTACAAGCGCTATGTTCGCAATAACAAAGAAAACTTTGCTTGGCTGCGCGGTGTGGTTTCTAATCCGCGCCGTGGCGAAGGCGGCTTGTTCCCCTATCTATTTTTCCCCATTACCAGTCCTGAAGTAACACTATTTTGCCGTGTTAAAAAGCAGGGTGGTGATTGGGTGCGCCACTATGCCATTGCCGAGGGCGTGGTTGAGCTAACACCAGAAACTGAAAGTGGTTTGCAGTGGCTGGGCGTGAATGAATATAAGCGCCGGCTTGAATCTGCAGGCCTAACTGCGGCCATTGCCGAAGTATTGGCGCTGGAGCAGGGCGACACCGATAAGTTGTGCGAATACAGCCCAAAGGCTTTGCTGGATTTAGTGTTCCAAGTGTTTGGCGATAAGCAGGTGCTGGATAACTACCAAGAAGCTAAGTTGCGCCTAAAAGAAACTGAGGGTGAGCTGGGCAAGGTAGAGCAACAGATGGGCCAGCTTGGGCTGGATGTGGAGCGGATGAAGCTGCGCTCTAATAGTTTTTTAGAATGGCAAGCTTTGCAGCGAGATGTGCTGCGTTTAGAAAGCGATGTGGTGCCAGGGCTTAAATACCTAGAGCAATGGGATGGCTTATTGGCGGGCTTGACGCAGTTCCGCCTCGCTAAAACCAATGTGCGCGCTAAGAAACAAGAGCTGGATCTGCTGAACCAATCTTATAGCGAATTTGACCAGCATCGTGAAGCGGCTTTGGTATTTGAGCGCGAAGCGAAGCAAGCGTACGATAGCCACTTTGTCTTATTCCAGCAGGTGCGTGACGCTGCGCGTGATACCGAAAAACTATTAAAAGAAGAAACCCGCTTGCGGGAGCTGGCTGAATCTGAGCATGGCCGTGATGCAGTCAGCATTAATGATCGGCTATTGGCTTTAAAAGAGCAGCTGGCTAGCTTGCGACAATGGCTGCGCACGGCTAAAGAAGAGCGTCAGCAGCTTCTTGATATGCAAAATGCCTTGCAAGCAGGTCGAGCGCCAGCGCCAGACTTTACTAGAAATATGCGGGGGGCCTTGGATGAGGCCGCGATCCCGCATCAAGTCTTAACTGAGATCGTTGAAGTCACTGACGCAACTTGGCAGCAGGCGGTTGAGGCCTTACTTGCACCTTATCGCCATATTGTTTTACTTAAGCGTGCTAGTGATCGTAATCGGGCTTGGGAAATTGCGCAGCGTTTACGCTATCGTCACTTTATTGTGCCGGACAGCGAGCCTGTGCCGCGTGCGAATAAAGGTTCAGTCTTGGAAGTGGTTGATTTTAATGGTGATGCACCGAGCTGGGTGGTTCAGCTATTAAATCGCACTCAGCGTGTGATTACGGTTGAGGCGGGTGGTAAGGTCGATGGCGATTGGATCACCAAAGAGGGTTATCACAAAGAGCGCCGTGGTGGCCGAGATATCAGCGTGCGCCCGAATGATTTTGCCTTTGGTGAGGCCGCAAGGCAGTCGCGCTTAGGGGATGCACTGAGCCGGATTAAAGAATTAAATCATCAAATTCTAGATGCTGAAGCGCGCGATGTTGATTTAAGCCGCGATATCAGCGCGCATACCGAGCAATTAATGGGCATGCAGGCCGTGGTTCAGTTGGCAGCAAGGCAGGAAGAATTTGCCGCTGCCGCTGCGCGTTTCCCTGGTGAGCAAGACTCAGTACAAAATTTGGGTGCTGAATTGGCTGCGGCACAAGCCGCTTGGGAAGCGGCTCGGGATGCGCGTGAAGAATTGCGCGTGGGTTATGAGCGTAGCAAAGATCAGCGTGAGCGTTTGGCTGGGCAAGTGAATTACCAGCAAGATTTATTGCAGCGCCAGCAGCTAGAAATTCAAAAACAACTGCGCCAGTTACGCGAGTTAAAAACCAGCATGCAAGCGCATCTGGCCGATGTTGCAGCCTTGAGCGCAGTACGCGATCAATTTGGTAGCGTGCGGGAAGTACAGCATTTATTAGAGCGCCAACGCCAGCAGCTGGCTAATGGTTCGTGGGAAACGGATGAAACCATCCTTGCTCGCCGCGATAAACTGCAAAATGATTATGACACTGTACAACGTGATGCCGACGTTCACTATAAAGAAGTGCAACGTACTGGGGAGCTGACGCACGAAGCACGCGCAGCCTACATCAATAAGCTGCGCGCCACTGTGCGTGCTTATTGCCGCAATATTGCCCGCTTGGGGCAACTGGCTGGGATTGATGTCGAGGCCGAAATGCCTCATCTGGATAACGATGACGCCGTACTTGCGCAAGCAGGCTTGGCCGCGCGTTTCAATTTTGACCAGAAAGGCATGATGGGCATGAATGATGGCGAAGCGTCGGGTGGTCAACAGGTGATGAAGTCATTAATCTTGTTGATTGGCCTGATGATGGATGATGCCAATCCTTCAGGTTTTGTGTTTATTGATGAGCCATTTGCTCACTTAGATATTTTTAATATTGATCGCGTGGGCGCTTTCTTGAAAGCCACTCAGGCTCAGTATTTAATTACCACGCCACTTACGCACAATACCAATGTTTATGCGCCATCTGATTTGACGCTGACCACCCGTAAAAAACGCCCTGGCGACACGTGGGCGCCGCTTATTCTTCAAACCCGTCGTCGGGTTGAAACTGCCCAACAAGAGTTGATTGTATGA
- a CDS encoding methyl-accepting chemotaxis protein, which yields MRSNLPITEHEISVDPRRPIVSKTDLKGQISYANSSFRDIAGFTNEELIGKPHNIVRHPFMPSSAYADMWQTLKNDLPWRGIVKNRCKNGDHYWVEAFVTPLLENGKKIGYMSVRNTPSREQIAAAEALYIKVNAGQAQLAATKWPQKLSLRNRIWLVIAAITIPALASPFAPALLVVSALAAAAGAWYLTHSFTDPIHRIENAFSQLSEGNFRFDVDALAPKEFSHLLVSLESMRINLRAIFADVVLAGSRVDERANDVAKRAEALIKRSQEQSDAVATVTAAQEQMSASVNEISQATRLSVDHAAQANDLASRGAQEMNAAQQSTQEVVNVVDQARITLGQLSDAVREISVVTQTIREIADQTNLLALNAAIEAARAGETGRGFAVVADEVRKLAERTSASTISIASTIHSVEARTKEALSTMSEAVNSVHAGTAKIDACTLTLSEIATSSHGVDQSARQVAEMLNHQSSASLEVAQTMIKMNALNEQNVGHIIEVEQTASELTQIAGELHQLVQQFEKSL from the coding sequence ATGCGTAGCAATTTGCCTATTACCGAGCACGAAATCAGCGTAGACCCACGCCGCCCCATTGTGAGCAAAACAGATTTAAAAGGCCAAATCAGCTACGCAAATTCTTCCTTCAGAGATATCGCAGGTTTTACCAATGAAGAATTAATAGGTAAGCCACACAATATTGTGCGCCATCCCTTTATGCCGAGCAGTGCATATGCGGATATGTGGCAAACATTAAAAAACGATTTACCTTGGCGCGGAATTGTTAAAAACCGCTGCAAAAATGGCGATCACTACTGGGTAGAAGCTTTCGTCACTCCACTATTAGAAAACGGTAAGAAAATTGGCTATATGTCGGTGCGTAATACACCAAGCCGAGAGCAAATTGCTGCCGCTGAAGCGCTCTATATCAAAGTCAATGCCGGACAAGCTCAGCTTGCTGCCACCAAATGGCCACAAAAACTCTCTTTAAGAAATAGAATCTGGCTCGTTATTGCTGCGATTACTATTCCTGCCCTCGCTTCACCATTCGCTCCCGCTCTATTAGTGGTATCTGCACTCGCAGCAGCAGCCGGAGCTTGGTATTTAACTCATTCATTTACAGACCCAATTCACCGAATTGAAAATGCATTTTCTCAACTAAGCGAAGGTAATTTTAGATTTGATGTCGACGCACTAGCCCCAAAAGAATTTAGCCACCTGCTGGTTTCCTTAGAATCTATGCGGATTAATTTACGGGCTATTTTTGCCGATGTTGTACTGGCAGGTAGCCGCGTTGATGAAAGAGCAAATGATGTAGCAAAAAGAGCAGAAGCACTGATTAAGCGTAGCCAAGAGCAATCAGATGCCGTAGCCACCGTTACTGCAGCGCAAGAGCAAATGAGCGCCAGCGTTAATGAAATTAGTCAAGCAACTCGGCTAAGTGTTGATCATGCAGCCCAAGCCAATGATTTGGCATCGCGTGGCGCCCAAGAAATGAATGCGGCACAACAATCTACACAAGAAGTCGTCAATGTTGTCGATCAAGCTCGGATCACGCTCGGTCAGCTTTCAGATGCGGTACGCGAAATTAGCGTAGTCACTCAAACCATTCGTGAAATTGCCGATCAAACTAATCTGCTGGCCCTTAATGCCGCCATTGAGGCCGCCAGAGCGGGTGAAACAGGCAGGGGCTTTGCCGTTGTAGCCGATGAAGTTCGTAAATTAGCAGAGCGAACCAGCGCCAGTACGATCAGCATTGCAAGCACCATTCATAGCGTAGAAGCGCGTACCAAAGAAGCACTCTCTACCATGAGTGAAGCCGTCAATTCAGTGCATGCAGGCACAGCAAAAATTGATGCCTGCACGCTCACCTTAAGTGAGATCGCCACCAGTAGCCACGGTGTAGATCAATCAGCAAGGCAAGTTGCTGAAATGCTCAACCATCAATCTTCAGCGTCCTTAGAAGTTGCGCAGACCATGATAAAAATGAATGCCCTGAATGAGCAAAATGTTGGGCATATCATCGAAGTAGAGCAAACCGCATCAGAGCTCACCCAAATTGCCGGTGAGCTACACCAACTGGTGCAACAATTCGAGAAATCGCTGTAA
- the rpmA gene encoding 50S ribosomal protein L27, protein MAHKKAGGSSRNGRDSHSKRLGIKVYGGELIPAGSIIVRQRGTEFHPGENVGLGKDHTLFALVDGYVKYAVKGALKRRTVTVLPYVGEEVAA, encoded by the coding sequence ATGGCACACAAGAAAGCTGGCGGTAGTTCACGTAACGGCCGCGACTCACATTCAAAACGACTTGGTATCAAGGTTTACGGCGGTGAATTAATTCCTGCTGGCTCAATCATCGTGCGTCAGCGCGGTACAGAGTTCCACCCAGGTGAAAATGTTGGCTTAGGTAAGGATCACACCTTGTTTGCCCTCGTTGATGGTTATGTAAAATACGCAGTGAAAGGCGCTCTGAAGCGTCGCACTGTTACTGTTTTGCCTTATGTTGGCGAAGAAGTAGCTGCTTAA
- the obgE gene encoding GTPase ObgE, with protein MRFIDEAKIEAIAGKGGSGSASMRREKFIPRGGPDGGDGGRGGSVWAVADEDINTLVDYRFVKKYKARDGEGGRGADCYGKGGDDVELRMPVGTTIVDAESGELIADLTESGQRVVIAKGGKGGLGNLHFKSSVNRAPRQTAPAEEGERRELRLELKVLADVGLLGMPNAGKSTFIRAVSAAKPKVADYPFTTLFPNLGVVRIDDNRSFVVADIPGLIEGAAEGAGLGHRFLKHLQRTGILLHIVDLAPFDEDTDPVAEACAIVEELRKYDEELHQKPRWLVLNKLDMIPEEEREERVASFLKAYGWEAGAQDKYAVFDPMQPRLFTISGLTGEGCRDLTYAIMDYLEAARIYTRNEDKIRAEQLEIAREAAAVAKEAANAEKEAIKAAEALEKEAAKQAATQADLLASDDSASA; from the coding sequence ATGAGATTTATTGATGAAGCAAAGATTGAAGCCATTGCCGGTAAGGGTGGTAGTGGTTCTGCAAGTATGCGTCGTGAAAAATTTATTCCGCGTGGCGGCCCTGACGGAGGCGATGGTGGCCGCGGGGGCAGTGTTTGGGCAGTTGCAGATGAAGATATCAATACTTTAGTGGATTACCGATTTGTAAAGAAATACAAAGCACGCGATGGCGAAGGCGGCCGTGGTGCAGATTGTTATGGTAAGGGGGGTGATGATGTTGAGCTGCGCATGCCGGTCGGTACAACGATTGTGGATGCTGAAAGTGGTGAGTTGATCGCGGATTTAACCGAAAGCGGCCAGCGTGTGGTGATTGCTAAGGGCGGCAAGGGTGGCTTAGGCAATTTGCACTTTAAATCATCGGTGAATCGTGCTCCACGCCAAACCGCACCCGCTGAAGAAGGCGAGCGTCGTGAGCTGCGTTTGGAGCTTAAAGTGTTGGCTGATGTGGGCCTGCTTGGCATGCCTAATGCGGGTAAATCAACCTTTATTCGCGCGGTTTCAGCGGCAAAACCAAAAGTTGCTGATTATCCCTTTACCACTTTGTTCCCTAATCTGGGCGTAGTGCGTATCGATGATAACCGCAGCTTTGTAGTCGCAGATATTCCCGGCCTGATTGAAGGCGCGGCAGAGGGCGCAGGCTTGGGCCATCGCTTTCTGAAGCACTTACAGCGCACTGGTATTTTGCTACATATCGTTGACTTGGCACCTTTTGATGAAGATACCGATCCAGTGGCTGAGGCTTGCGCCATTGTTGAGGAACTGCGTAAGTACGATGAAGAATTACATCAGAAACCACGTTGGTTGGTGCTGAATAAGCTTGATATGATCCCAGAAGAAGAGCGGGAAGAGCGCGTTGCAAGCTTCTTAAAAGCATATGGCTGGGAAGCGGGCGCTCAGGACAAATACGCGGTATTTGATCCAATGCAGCCACGTTTATTTACGATTTCCGGTTTAACTGGCGAAGGTTGTCGCGATTTAACTTACGCGATTATGGATTACTTAGAAGCCGCACGTATCTATACTCGTAATGAAGATAAGATTCGTGCCGAGCAGTTAGAAATCGCTCGCGAAGCTGCGGCAGTAGCTAAAGAAGCCGCTAATGCTGAAAAAGAAGCGATAAAAGCTGCTGAAGCGCTTGAGAAAGAAGCGGCCAAGCAAGCGGCAACTCAGGCTGATTTATTAGCTTCAGACGATAGCGCCAGCGCTTAA
- a CDS encoding polyprenyl synthetase family protein: protein MAFVKSVIGEEMQAVDQVVRDRLYSDVILVRQVAEYIVNSGGKRLRPMMVLLSAKALGYEGTHHRELAGVIEFIHTSTLLHDDVVDESDLRRGRDTANVLFGNAASVLVGDFLYSRAFQMMVSCGSLRVMQVLADTTNIIAEGEVLQLMNIGNVDIDEAAYLKVIRYKTAKLFEAAARLGAILAESDSDTEERMARFGMHLGTAFQIIDDVLDYSGKTSEIGKTLGDDLAEGKATLPLIHVMSHGSPESANVVRAALQHANRDDLPAVLAAIDASGSLEYARAVAAQEAKLAKSCLEGLSMNPYLQSLLLLADISINRNS, encoded by the coding sequence ATGGCGTTCGTAAAATCAGTTATTGGCGAGGAAATGCAGGCAGTGGACCAAGTGGTTCGCGATCGCCTCTATTCTGACGTCATTCTAGTGCGGCAAGTTGCCGAATATATTGTGAACTCGGGCGGCAAGCGCCTGCGTCCAATGATGGTGCTTCTTTCTGCAAAAGCTTTAGGTTATGAGGGCACCCATCATCGCGAACTTGCAGGCGTGATTGAGTTTATTCATACCTCCACCCTGCTGCACGATGATGTGGTGGATGAATCCGATCTACGCCGTGGCCGTGACACAGCTAATGTGCTGTTTGGCAATGCCGCATCGGTTTTGGTAGGCGACTTCTTATACTCGCGCGCGTTTCAGATGATGGTGAGCTGTGGTTCGCTACGCGTAATGCAAGTTTTAGCTGACACCACCAACATTATTGCTGAAGGCGAAGTGCTGCAACTGATGAATATCGGCAATGTGGATATTGATGAAGCAGCCTACCTAAAAGTGATTCGCTACAAAACCGCCAAACTATTTGAAGCTGCCGCACGCCTTGGTGCCATTCTTGCAGAAAGCGATAGCGATACCGAGGAGCGCATGGCGCGCTTTGGTATGCATTTAGGCACGGCCTTCCAGATTATTGACGATGTATTAGATTACTCTGGCAAAACCAGCGAAATCGGCAAAACCCTCGGCGATGATCTAGCTGAAGGGAAAGCCACCCTGCCACTGATTCATGTAATGAGCCATGGCTCGCCAGAATCCGCCAACGTCGTGCGCGCCGCGCTGCAACACGCCAACCGTGATGACTTGCCTGCGGTACTAGCAGCGATTGATGCCAGCGGCTCACTTGAATACGCTCGTGCCGTGGCCGCCCAAGAAGCAAAGCTGGCTAAAAGTTGCTTAGAAGGACTCAGCATGAATCCTTATTTGCAATCACTCCTTTTGCTTGCCGATATATCAATTAACAGAAACAGTTGA
- the rplU gene encoding 50S ribosomal protein L21, giving the protein MYAVVKTGGKQYKVVVGQKLKVEQITADIDSQIVLNEVLMVADGETVVIGAPLVAGASISATVVTHGRGDKVTIFKMRRRKHYQRHQGHRQNYTELRIDAIVK; this is encoded by the coding sequence ATGTATGCAGTCGTAAAAACCGGGGGCAAGCAGTATAAAGTTGTCGTCGGCCAAAAACTTAAAGTAGAACAGATTACTGCAGACATCGACAGCCAGATCGTACTGAATGAAGTATTGATGGTGGCAGACGGTGAAACAGTGGTTATTGGTGCTCCTCTTGTAGCTGGCGCATCTATTTCTGCAACCGTGGTAACACACGGCCGTGGTGACAAGGTGACCATTTTCAAAATGCGTCGTCGTAAGCATTATCAGCGCCATCAAGGCCATCGTCAGAATTACACTGAATTGCGTATCGACGCGATCGTTAAGTAA
- a CDS encoding THUMP domain-containing class I SAM-dependent RNA methyltransferase: MKQVFHFFAPCPRGLEGPLVAELEVLGADQIKQTEGGVGFAGSWSLMYEANLQSRIASRILWRVAEKTWKTEDDLYAMARDLDWSELFSVDCTIKVGVTAYRVPQIRSPEFVALRIKDGICDRFRLKNDKRPSVDTADPDMRIQLYLTDRMATLYLDTSGEALFKRGYRVETGDAPMRENLAAGILSLIGWTPAEALYDPMCGSATFLIEAAMIARKIAPGARREFAFQKMRLHNEDMWQELVAAARAAETKEIFPIYGSDVAAVAIAHAQANLDYARFDDTIHLKQLNAMDAKPPVDMEGVWISNPPYGVRLDEKEKLAALYPQWGDALKKRFSGWRAYFLTADMDITKHMGLKASKRTPLYNGGLECRLFEYKMVAGGMRRKPAGSDE, encoded by the coding sequence ATGAAACAAGTATTCCATTTTTTCGCGCCTTGCCCACGTGGTTTAGAAGGCCCGCTCGTTGCCGAGCTAGAAGTACTGGGGGCCGATCAAATCAAGCAGACTGAGGGGGGCGTCGGTTTTGCTGGCTCTTGGTCGCTGATGTATGAGGCTAATTTACAGTCTCGCATCGCCAGCCGTATTCTGTGGCGCGTCGCAGAAAAAACATGGAAAACAGAAGACGATCTCTACGCTATGGCGCGTGATTTAGATTGGTCCGAGCTGTTTTCAGTGGATTGCACTATCAAGGTAGGCGTTACTGCCTATCGTGTACCGCAGATTCGCAGCCCAGAATTTGTTGCTTTGCGGATTAAAGATGGCATCTGCGATCGCTTCCGTTTAAAAAATGATAAGCGGCCAAGCGTGGATACTGCGGATCCAGATATGCGTATTCAGTTATATCTAACTGATCGCATGGCAACGCTGTATTTAGATACTTCGGGTGAAGCGTTGTTTAAGCGTGGTTACCGAGTGGAAACTGGGGATGCACCGATGCGCGAAAATCTAGCGGCCGGCATCCTCTCCTTAATCGGCTGGACTCCCGCTGAGGCGCTTTACGATCCAATGTGCGGTTCGGCTACTTTCCTCATCGAAGCCGCAATGATTGCTCGGAAAATCGCACCAGGTGCACGTCGTGAATTCGCCTTCCAAAAAATGCGTCTGCATAACGAAGATATGTGGCAAGAATTGGTGGCAGCAGCACGCGCAGCAGAAACCAAAGAAATTTTCCCTATTTATGGAAGTGATGTGGCTGCCGTAGCGATTGCACATGCTCAAGCCAATTTAGATTACGCACGTTTTGATGACACCATTCATTTAAAGCAACTTAATGCAATGGATGCCAAGCCACCGGTTGATATGGAAGGGGTTTGGATCTCCAATCCACCTTATGGTGTGCGTTTGGATGAAAAAGAAAAACTGGCTGCACTTTATCCGCAGTGGGGCGATGCGCTTAAAAAGCGTTTCTCAGGCTGGAGGGCATACTTCCTCACTGCAGATATGGATATCACTAAACATATGGGTCTTAAGGCCTCTAAACGTACCCCGCTATATAACGGTGGTTTAGAGTGCCGATTATTTGAATATAAAATGGTTGC